In Hydrogenobacter sp., the DNA window GTTCTCTAAGGTCAAGCTGTAGCCTACAGCACATGCTTCTTATATCACCAGGCTTTAAGGAGCTTGATATGAAGTTCTGGAAGTAAGGTATGCCGTACTTTGCGGTCATTTTCCACAAAAGCCTTGCCCTTTCTGAATCCCAGTCAAAATCCTTTGTTATGTTGTAGGTGGGTATGGGAAAGGAAAATACCCTGCCCTCGTAGTCCCCCTCCATCATAACCTCCATAAAAGCTCTGTTTATCATGTCCATCTCCTTCTGAAAATCACCGTAATAGCCTATATCCGGTCTTTCCCTACCGCCCACAATTACTGGTCTATCCTTCATATCCTCCGGCACCGTCCAATCAAAGGTGAAGTTTATAAAGGGTGCCTGACTTCCCCACCTTGAAGGCACGTTCAAGGAAAAGACAAACTGTTGTATAAGCTGTTTTACCTCTTCATAGCTAAGCCCATCTACTCTGATAAAGGGAGCAAGGTACGTATCCACCGAGTTGAGAGCCTGAGCGCCCGCAAACTCCATCTGGGTGCAACCAAGAAAATTTACAATTTGCCCGATAAGGGAGGAAAGGTGCTTTGCAGGACCTGCAGTTACCTTCCCATAACCTCCCCTAAAGCCTTTTCTCAAAATGTCTTCTAAAGACCAGCCTGCACAATAGCCTACTATACCATGAGATAGGTCGTGTATGTGAAAGTCTCCCTCCCTGTGAGCCTTTGCAATCCTTTCAGGGTAGATATGAGTAAGCGTGTAGTGGGCTATAACGGTTCCTGCGGTATGAAGCATAAGCCCGGAGAAGGAATAACTTGCATTGGCATTTTCCTGCACTCTCCAGTCTTGCTGATATATATATTCTTGCACCACCTTCTCGGCATCAATTATGGCTTTTGAGATATCTCTAAGCTCCTCCCTCTTCTTTCTGTAGAGGATGTATGCCTTTCCCGCCTTGGCAAAGCCGTGAAGTATTAAGGTTTCTTCTACAATATCTTGAATTTCTTCCACATGAACCTTTTCCTTCCTTAGCTCAACAACCTTTTTAATAACATCCTCCACAAGCTCTTCAAGTATGCTGTGGTCAAGAGGCTCCCCTACAGCCTTGAAAGCCTTTGATATAGCCCTTTCTATCCTTGTGCGGTCAAAGGAAACTATGGTACCGTCCCTTTTAATCACTTGGTATGCATCGTTGATAAGCTTTTGCCTGAGTTTACCTGCTCCTTCCAGTCTGAACATGGTTTACCTCCTTTATAATTTGATTACTTTAAAATCATAAAAAATGTTTTCTGTTAGTCAAGGCAGGATTTTCTTACTCTAAAGGCTTATCCCTTTGTGGAAGAATAAGTTAAGGAGACAACGATACTTTTGTGAGATAATTTATTCTCCTATGAAGAATGTAGCTTTTTTCACCTTAGGCTGTAGGAGCAACGAGTTTGATACCCATCTTATGATGCATCAATTTATACAGAAGGGTTATCGGGTGATAGATTTTGAAAAGGCGGACATATACATTATAAACACATGCAGTGTAACAGCGGGGGCTGACAGGTCATCCCGTCAAGCCATATATAGGGCAAAAAGATCAAATCCGCACGGTTTGGTAGTTGTAACAGGATGCTATGCACAAACTAACCCTCACGCTCTGTCAGAACTCAAGGAAGTGGATTTAATAGTGGGAAATACGCACAAGCGGGACATACTTAAGATAATTGAGGAATATTTGGAAGGAAGAGGAGAAAAGATTTACGTAGACAACATATTCAGGCAAAACTCCGTGGAGAACTTTGATATTATTACCTACTTTGAGAAAGTAAGACCCTTCGTAAAGATTCAAGAGGGCTGTAACAGATTTTGCACCTTTTGTGTGATCCCATTTGCCAGAGGTAAGTCAAGAAGCGTTCCAAAGGAGAAAGTTTTGAAGGAAGTGAGGCTTCTTGCTGAGAAAGGTTTTAAAGAAGTGGTTTTGACGGGAACTCAGCTTACCCAGTACGGCTGGGATATGGGGACTGATCTTTACGAGCTTTTGGTGGATCTCGTTAAGATAAGAGAGTTAGAACTCGTGAGGCTTTCCTCCGTGTATCCTTCTGAGATAAGCAAGGATCTGTTAGATCTTTTACTCTCTGAAGAAAAGATCGCACCTCACTTCCACATACCACTTCAGAGCGGTTCCGACAGGATACTGAAACTTATGAAGAGAGATTACCAAGTTAAAGACTATGTGAAGCTAATAGAGGAAATTTTGAAGAAAAGACCTATCTCTGGTATCGGTACAGATGTGATAGTTGGCTTTCCTTCTGAGAACGATGAGGACTTTACAAAAACTTATAACCTTTTGTATGAATTACCCATTTATTACCTGCATGTGTTTCCCTATTCGGATAGAAAAGGGACAAAAGCGTATGCCATGTCACATAAAGTGAGCAAAAAGGTAAAAAGGGAAAGAGTGGAAGCACTTAAATCGCTTGACTACGAAAAGCGAAAGATTTTCCTTGAGAAAAATAGGGGCATGGAGCTTAGAGCTTTGGTAATAGATGAGAATAGACTTCTAACGGAGAACTACATAAATTTGGAACGTGAAGGCTACAGGAAGATAGGTGAGTTTTTAAGAATCAAGATATAAAGCTTTACAACTAAATTGAAAAGGACCACCCCCACGTGTAGGGGGTGGTGAGGAGGTGTGCCATGGGGAGGGGTTTCTAAACACCCTTTTATTAGCTCTTACTTATAGGTATTATAAGAAAAATTTATAAAAATGCAAGGGGTTTAAAATATGATTGCTGTCAGAAAGTAGTCGGATATGAGTATGAGCATGGATGAAGTTACTACACTGTTTGTAGTAGCCCGGCCTACTCCCTCGGTCCCTCCGCTTGTATAAAAACCAAAGTAACAGCTCACTGCGGATATGACAAGACCGAAAAATACCGCCTTGTAAAGTCCACCTATAAAGTCGTAAAGCTCCGTTATATCTCTCATTTTTTCCCAAAATAGGTACTCGTTAACACCAAAGAGTTTAACCGCTACAAACCAACCACCGAATATACCTGAAATGTCCGATATCAAAACCAGCATAGGGACACCTACAAGCCCTGCAAACAATCTGGGACTAACAAGATAACTCACGGGATTTATACCCATAACTTCTAATGCATCTATCTGTTCAGTTATTCTCATGGTGCCTATGTTGGCGGTCATGGCGGATCCAACTCTTGCTACTACCATCAAAGATGCCAGTACAGGACCTAACTCCCTTCCCATGGATATAGCCACTACAGCTCCTATCAAAAACTCTGCGTTAAACCTATGGAAGGTACTGTAAGTTTGCAAGGCTATAACACCGCCCGAGAATATGGAAGTTATCACCACTACTGGAACTGTTTCCGATCCGAGATAAGCTACCTGCTTTAGGAAATGTCCAAACTTTGGAGGTTTTTTAAGTATAAAGTATAAACCCCAGAAGGTTAAAAGTATAGCTCTCCCAACTTCCTCTAAAACCTTAATAACAAACACGTTGTATATTATAGTATAGCCAAATCCTGCATCTTCAAATTCTGAGATATCTCTGATAGCTTTTGCTTTAAATAAGTATCCACCACCGCTTACCAGTATAGTCATGCTTTGAGAGTTTGCACAAGAGCGGGGAGAACGGCAAATAATTGTTGACATACCGGAAATACTTTGCACTTGATAAAAGGCACTACCAGAAGTGTTGTATCCGCCAAAATTTATCTCCTTGCTCGGCTATTAGCCTTTTAAAAAGCTTTTCAAAGCTCTTTAATCTCCTCATAATTCTACTATTATTTTACAATCCCGAAATGTCTGTGAAAAGGTAAGTTCTCAAAACCCCTCTCACCTTGACAGCAGGTATATCTTCACGTTTTAACATCGCTTCCAAAATCTTTTTCTTTTCCTCTCCCTTTACGAAAAAGATAATCACGCAGGAGCCGTTTAAGTACTCTTGTGTCAAGGAAAGTCTCAAAAGACCGTCAGGAGACCTGCTTACACAAACTTTTTGACTTACCTTTTTACATTCCCCCTTGGGAAATAGGGAAGCGGTATGCCCATCTTTACCAACTCCCAGAAGGGTTATGTGAAGCCTCTCGGGCAGTTGTAAGCTGTAATCTAAGGCGCATTCTTCTATATCCATATCGGTTTTGTAAAAGACCAGCTTTGCTTTGTCTCCCAAAGTTTCTCTTACAGCCTTATAGTTACTTAGTTCAGACACCAAAGATACATACCTTTCATCTGTTAAGTAAAACTTGATTTTACCCCAAAGGAGGTTTTCTTTTGAAAGCATCCTGTATAGCTCAATGGGAGTTCTACCACCCGCAAGAGCTATATGACAGACTTTCTGATGTTTTAGAAAAAGGTTTATAAGTCTTTTGAGAAAGGTTTTCAGTTTAAGATCAGGATCCTCTAAGCTATAAAGCTTGTACATGAAAAAATTATAGCTTCCTACATAAAACTTTCTAAGTTATAATTAAGCATTATGAAAAGAACATTGTTGCTTCTTACTGTTATGTTGGCTGCTTGCGGACCCATCACAAAAGAGGAGCTGGATCAGAAGTTTGCAAAAGTTGATGAAAGACTAAGCAAACTTGAGGATAGGCAAAGGAGACTTGAAGAGCAGAGTATAAAGACGGAAACAAGGGTGGATAATCTGGCTGAAAGTCTCACTAAGTTAAGATTGGATGTAGAGAGATTAAAAGCCGGTAGAGAAAGTACAGGTTCTGTAAGATTGTCTGAAGAAATTAAGAAAAAGGTAGAATACCCTCAAAAGCTCGAAGAGAACTATCAGAAAGAGTATGACGAAGCAATGAATCTATACAATCAGAAACAGTTCGGTAAAGCAAAGGATAAATTCATAGAGTTTATAAGGAGGAATCCCCGCACTCCTCTTACAGACAACGCCTACTTTTGGCTAGGTACTGTCTTTAAGGATATGAACGAATTTGATAAAGCTGAAGCTGTTTGGTTGACTCTTGTAGAAAAGTGCAAGAGAGGTGAGCTTCCGGATTGTAATAAAGCTCCTGGGGCTTATTTGCAGTTAGCGAAACTTTACGAACTCAAAGGAGATCAGCAGAAAGCTAATGAGTTCTACCAAAATCTGGTAAAGGATTATCCACTATCAGAAGAGGCTGAAATAGCCAAAAGAAAGCTCGGGAAATGATATCTTTAAAAATACCCACGCATCTTGCCATCATCATGGATGGGAACGGAAGATGGGCAAAGGAAAGGGGACTTTCAAGAATACACGGTCATTATCAGGGAGTAAAAAGGGCTGAAGAGCTTGTTGATATATGCTTACAGCTTGGGATTAAATATCTTACCCTTTTTACCTTTTCAACAGAAAACTGGAAGAGACCTAAAGAAGAAATAAGGGCGCTTTTTGAACTGTTTGAATCGTACCTGAAAGACAGGAAAGAGGAACTTATAAGCAAAGGCGTGAGGATAAAATTCATCGGAAGGAGGGACAGACTACCTTTGGGGCTTGTCAGCCTGATGGAAGAGATGGAAGAGGAAAGTAAAAACTGTAACGGGATATTTGTCTGTATAGCACTTGATTACGGAGGTCGGGATGATATAGTGAGAGCTGTAAATAAAGCTATAAATGCGGGCTTGAAAAGTGTGGACGAAGTGATCTTTTCAACCTTTCTTGATTTGGATGGTATTCCAGATCCGGATCTTCTCGTAAGAACTGCAGGCGAAAAGAGGATCTCCAACTTTTTGCTCTGGAATTTGGCATACACAGAGCTTTACTTTACCGATACATATTGGCCGGATTTTGATAAGATGGAACTTTTAAAAGCTATAGAAGACTATTCAAAGAGGGTGAGAAAGTTTGGAGCGGTTATTTGAGAGTAGGGAAGCCGTTGGCTTTTTCGTAGGATTTGTATCTCTAATAGCTGTTTTGTCTCCATTTTATATATTTCTGCCAATAATCGCTTTACTTTCGTACGCTATAGCTCAAGAAGTATCAAAGGCTTTAAAAGTGAATCTTTATGCTTTATCTGCACCTGCGGTGTTTT includes these proteins:
- the pgl gene encoding 6-phosphogluconolactonase, encoding MYKLYSLEDPDLKLKTFLKRLINLFLKHQKVCHIALAGGRTPIELYRMLSKENLLWGKIKFYLTDERYVSLVSELSNYKAVRETLGDKAKLVFYKTDMDIEECALDYSLQLPERLHITLLGVGKDGHTASLFPKGECKKVSQKVCVSRSPDGLLRLSLTQEYLNGSCVIIFFVKGEEKKKILEAMLKREDIPAVKVRGVLRTYLFTDISGL
- a CDS encoding tetratricopeptide repeat protein, which gives rise to MKRTLLLLTVMLAACGPITKEELDQKFAKVDERLSKLEDRQRRLEEQSIKTETRVDNLAESLTKLRLDVERLKAGRESTGSVRLSEEIKKKVEYPQKLEENYQKEYDEAMNLYNQKQFGKAKDKFIEFIRRNPRTPLTDNAYFWLGTVFKDMNEFDKAEAVWLTLVEKCKRGELPDCNKAPGAYLQLAKLYELKGDQQKANEFYQNLVKDYPLSEEAEIAKRKLGK
- the mtaB gene encoding tRNA (N(6)-L-threonylcarbamoyladenosine(37)-C(2))-methylthiotransferase MtaB: MKNVAFFTLGCRSNEFDTHLMMHQFIQKGYRVIDFEKADIYIINTCSVTAGADRSSRQAIYRAKRSNPHGLVVVTGCYAQTNPHALSELKEVDLIVGNTHKRDILKIIEEYLEGRGEKIYVDNIFRQNSVENFDIITYFEKVRPFVKIQEGCNRFCTFCVIPFARGKSRSVPKEKVLKEVRLLAEKGFKEVVLTGTQLTQYGWDMGTDLYELLVDLVKIRELELVRLSSVYPSEISKDLLDLLLSEEKIAPHFHIPLQSGSDRILKLMKRDYQVKDYVKLIEEILKKRPISGIGTDVIVGFPSENDEDFTKTYNLLYELPIYYLHVFPYSDRKGTKAYAMSHKVSKKVKRERVEALKSLDYEKRKIFLEKNRGMELRALVIDENRLLTENYINLEREGYRKIGEFLRIKI
- a CDS encoding ribonucleoside triphosphate reductase, translating into MFRLEGAGKLRQKLINDAYQVIKRDGTIVSFDRTRIERAISKAFKAVGEPLDHSILEELVEDVIKKVVELRKEKVHVEEIQDIVEETLILHGFAKAGKAYILYRKKREELRDISKAIIDAEKVVQEYIYQQDWRVQENANASYSFSGLMLHTAGTVIAHYTLTHIYPERIAKAHREGDFHIHDLSHGIVGYCAGWSLEDILRKGFRGGYGKVTAGPAKHLSSLIGQIVNFLGCTQMEFAGAQALNSVDTYLAPFIRVDGLSYEEVKQLIQQFVFSLNVPSRWGSQAPFINFTFDWTVPEDMKDRPVIVGGRERPDIGYYGDFQKEMDMINRAFMEVMMEGDYEGRVFSFPIPTYNITKDFDWDSERARLLWKMTAKYGIPYFQNFISSSLKPGDIRSMCCRLQLDLRELRNRMGGLFGSADKTGSIGVVTINMPRIAYLSKSEEEFFERLYELMVLAKESLEIKRKVIERNLRKGLMPYSREYLDSFDTFFSTIGLVGMNEACLNLLGVSIAEPEGKDFAIRVLKFMRERLSDFQEETGHLYNLEATPAEGTSYRLAKIDKAKFPDIITAGEREPYYTNSTHLPVNYTDDAFEVLEHQKDLQVLYTGGTVIHFFLQESPEEFAVSRFIKTVFESYPIPYLTITPTFSVCEEHGYIRGEHFYCPECKRPTEVYSRVVGYYRPVQRWNRGKQEEFRERLEYLI
- the uppS gene encoding polyprenyl diphosphate synthase; the protein is MISLKIPTHLAIIMDGNGRWAKERGLSRIHGHYQGVKRAEELVDICLQLGIKYLTLFTFSTENWKRPKEEIRALFELFESYLKDRKEELISKGVRIKFIGRRDRLPLGLVSLMEEMEEESKNCNGIFVCIALDYGGRDDIVRAVNKAINAGLKSVDEVIFSTFLDLDGIPDPDLLVRTAGEKRISNFLLWNLAYTELYFTDTYWPDFDKMELLKAIEDYSKRVRKFGAVI
- a CDS encoding MlaE family lipid ABC transporter permease subunit produces the protein MTILVSGGGYLFKAKAIRDISEFEDAGFGYTIIYNVFVIKVLEEVGRAILLTFWGLYFILKKPPKFGHFLKQVAYLGSETVPVVVITSIFSGGVIALQTYSTFHRFNAEFLIGAVVAISMGRELGPVLASLMVVARVGSAMTANIGTMRITEQIDALEVMGINPVSYLVSPRLFAGLVGVPMLVLISDISGIFGGWFVAVKLFGVNEYLFWEKMRDITELYDFIGGLYKAVFFGLVISAVSCYFGFYTSGGTEGVGRATTNSVVTSSMLILISDYFLTAIIF